In Fusarium falciforme chromosome 9, complete sequence, the following are encoded in one genomic region:
- a CDS encoding General alpha-glucoside permease — translation MTHQDLYNDTGLEKAEVTHSEDAVDIQEHQVSTWECARKNPKAILWALYANLGATLVGYENLALAVCLALPAFQIKFASEVDGNLIIPAYWQSLWNATYNIMQLFGSLAAGFVQDKLGRRAVFLLSVIIVSCGIALAYLAETPAQFMGAKIISGFAVGAFQSTTQTYVSEITPLPLRGIALSLNILMMNVGFLIAISTTYARVGIMNESAFRVVFAAAWVFPGILALGLPFLPESPYWLVMKNKRDLALKHLTKLSAADENLDAHLKYIEETIEAERLISCERASFIECFKGINWRRTRIILICMYMPQIVGSSLSSNAPYFLNQTGLSSGLIIKLMQIGLGVSILSCVINIYMMTLFRHRPLMFFGMSICAIIYFIMGVAASCPQSEKTLLAIGIVMQFTCLAYGPAVGSSLAVAGEVSASRLRAKSQGIAFGFQAITSTVWVTVLPYMFNKDQGNMGGHIGWVFFGMTVLMIVAVYLDVPGTKDRTFHELDIMFEKKIPARHFESYKTD, via the exons ATGACCCATCAAGATTTGTACAATGACACAGGGCTCGAAAAAGCCGAGGTGACTCATTCTGAGGATGCTGTCGACATCCAGGAGCACCAAGTGAGCACCTGGGAATGCGCTCGCAAGAACCCAAAGGCTATCCTCTGGGCTCTTTACGCCAATT TGGGTGCCACTCTGGTTGGTTACGAAAACCTTGCTCTTGCCGTTTGTTTGGCCTTGCCGGCTTTCCA AATCAAGTTCGCTAGCGAGGTTGACGGAAATCTCATCATCCCAGCCTACTGGCAGTCGCTGTGGAACGCCACATACAACATCATGCAACTCTTCGGCTCTCTCGCTGCTGGTTTTGTCCAAGACAAACTCGGTCGACGCGCCGTATTCCTTCTCAGCGTCATCATAGTCTCTTGTGGAATTGCTTTGGCCTACCTGGCTGAAACACCAGCACAATTTATGGGAGCCAAGATCATCTCAGGTTTTGCCGTGGGTGCGTTCCAATCAACTACCCAGACTTATGTCTCCGAGATCactcctctgcctctgcgTGGCATTGCATTGTCTCTCAACATTCTCATGATG AACGTCGGTTTCCTCATCGCAATTTCCACGACCTACGCTCGAGTCGGTATCATGAACGAATCGGCATTCCGAGTTGTATTTGCCGCTGCATGGGTCTTCCCAGGCATTCTTGCACTCGGTCTCCCATTTCTCCCCGAATCGCCTTACTGGCTCGTCATGAAGAACAAGCGTGATCTCGCTTTGAAGCACCTGACCAAGCTCTCCGCGGCCGACGAAAATCTTGATGCCCACCTCAAGTACATCGAAGAAACAATCGAGGCTGAGCGCCTCATCAGCTGTGAGAGGGCTTCTTTCATAGAATGTTTCAAAGGCATCAACTGGCGTCGAACTCGTATCATCTTGATCTGCATGTACATGCCGCAGATCGTAGGTTCCAGCTTGTCATCCAATGCTCCCTACTTCCTCAACCAAACCGGCCTCAGCAGtggcttaataataaagctcaTGCAGATCGGACTCGGTGTTTCAATTTTGTCATGTGTCATCAATATCTACATGATGACTCTTTTCCGACATCGACCCCTCATGTTCTTTGGCATGTCAATCTGCGCTATCATCTATTTTATCATGGGTGTTGCTGCCTCTTGCCCCCAATCTGAGAAAACACTCCTGGCCATTGGCATAGTCATGCAGTTTACCTGTCTTGCCTATGGACCAGCTGTTGGCTCGAGTCTTGCTGTGGCGGGTGAAGTGTCTGCTTCTAGGTTGAGGGCCAAGTCTCAAGGAATTGCCTTCGGATTCCAGGCCATTACCAGTACTGTCTGGGTGACTGTCTTGCCCTACATGTTCAACAAGGATCAGGGCAATATGGGTGGTCACATTGGCTGGGTCTTCTTTGGCATGACCGTCTTGATGATCGTGGCTGTCTACCTTGATGTCCCAGGTACCAAGGACAGGACGTTCCATGAGCTCGATATCATGTTCGAGAAGAAAATCCCTGCTCGTCATTTTGAGTCTTACAAGACTGActga